Proteins encoded by one window of Haliotis asinina isolate JCU_RB_2024 chromosome 6, JCU_Hal_asi_v2, whole genome shotgun sequence:
- the LOC137287188 gene encoding phytanoyl-CoA hydroxylase-interacting protein-like isoform X1 gives MAAISDKDYLHRLLKKADTYGNGFPADRVSVLYRNKPFSYFQNIRRYHHSVMKPCMKDHGGDYRNPINGRLAGLFFGVTLYRGDLPDRSPFGDTRVTVPLKEVFDDYANLYFADFYCKPSRTRIHYVTLVLAKSGSYSDDFCRGHLIMLRPYDNIYLRREPYTDTYRSLRRTGINVEVLYTEAIDISNRPISFTAIVGQGHSTPGGIQKTRGCVICNVDVRGREADWDVNRYEKAHGTIVYDIFVNLLRFLWNCLRSLFR, from the exons ATGGCAGCTATCTCAGATAAAG ATTACCTGCACAGGCTGCTGAAGAAGGCTGACACATACGGCAATGGTTTCCCTGCTGATAGGGTGAGTGTCCTCTACCGCAACAAACCATTCTCCTACTTCCAGAACATTCGGAGATACCACCACAGCGTAATGAAACCTTGCATGAAGGACCACGGAGGTGATTATCGCAATCCTATAAACGGCAGACTTGCGGGTCTTTTCTTCGGTGTGACACTGTACAGGGGCGATCTTCCGGATAGGTCGCCTTTCGGAGACACCAGAGTGACCGTGCCTTTGAAGGAAGTCTTTGACGATTATGCCAACCTTTACTTTGCTGATTTCTACTGCAAACCATCGCGAACCCGAATTCACTATGTGACGCTTGTCCTCGCAAAGTCTGGGTCATACTCGGACGATTTCTGTAGAGGACATCTCATCATGCTGCGGCCTTATGACAACATATATTTGAGAAGGGAACCCTACACTGACACCTACCGTTCACTGCGTCGCACAGGTATAAATGTGGAAGTGCTGTATACAGAAGCCATTGACATCTCAAACAGACCTATCAGCTTTACTGCTATCGTGGGTCAAGGTCACAGCACCCCAGGTGGCATACAGAAGACTCGAGGGTGTGTCATTTGTAATGTAGACGTGAGGGGGAGAGAGGCGGATTGGGATGTCAACCGGTATGAAAAAGCACATGGTACAATTGTTTATGACATTTTTGTAAACCTATTACGGTTTCTGTGGAATTGCCTCAG
- the LOC137287188 gene encoding phytanoyl-CoA hydroxylase-interacting protein-like isoform X2: MLLAFDYLHRLLKKADTYGNGFPADRVSVLYRNKPFSYFQNIRRYHHSVMKPCMKDHGGDYRNPINGRLAGLFFGVTLYRGDLPDRSPFGDTRVTVPLKEVFDDYANLYFADFYCKPSRTRIHYVTLVLAKSGSYSDDFCRGHLIMLRPYDNIYLRREPYTDTYRSLRRTGINVEVLYTEAIDISNRPISFTAIVGQGHSTPGGIQKTRGCVICNVDVRGREADWDVNRYEKAHGTIVYDIFVNLLRFLWNCLRSLFR; this comes from the exons ATGCTTCTGGCTTTCG ATTACCTGCACAGGCTGCTGAAGAAGGCTGACACATACGGCAATGGTTTCCCTGCTGATAGGGTGAGTGTCCTCTACCGCAACAAACCATTCTCCTACTTCCAGAACATTCGGAGATACCACCACAGCGTAATGAAACCTTGCATGAAGGACCACGGAGGTGATTATCGCAATCCTATAAACGGCAGACTTGCGGGTCTTTTCTTCGGTGTGACACTGTACAGGGGCGATCTTCCGGATAGGTCGCCTTTCGGAGACACCAGAGTGACCGTGCCTTTGAAGGAAGTCTTTGACGATTATGCCAACCTTTACTTTGCTGATTTCTACTGCAAACCATCGCGAACCCGAATTCACTATGTGACGCTTGTCCTCGCAAAGTCTGGGTCATACTCGGACGATTTCTGTAGAGGACATCTCATCATGCTGCGGCCTTATGACAACATATATTTGAGAAGGGAACCCTACACTGACACCTACCGTTCACTGCGTCGCACAGGTATAAATGTGGAAGTGCTGTATACAGAAGCCATTGACATCTCAAACAGACCTATCAGCTTTACTGCTATCGTGGGTCAAGGTCACAGCACCCCAGGTGGCATACAGAAGACTCGAGGGTGTGTCATTTGTAATGTAGACGTGAGGGGGAGAGAGGCGGATTGGGATGTCAACCGGTATGAAAAAGCACATGGTACAATTGTTTATGACATTTTTGTAAACCTATTACGGTTTCTGTGGAATTGCCTCAGGTCTCTTTTTCGGTGA